One genomic window of Panicum hallii strain FIL2 chromosome 6, PHallii_v3.1, whole genome shotgun sequence includes the following:
- the LOC112896341 gene encoding transcription factor MYB106-like, whose amino-acid sequence MLMIYSSSSASCLLLILLYLSSSPSALSCQLDFRKITHHTALMGRSPCCEKIGLKKGPWTPEEDQKLLAYIEEHGHGSWRALPAKAGLQRCGKSCRLRWTNYLRPDIKRGKFSLQEEQTIIQLHALLGNRWSAIATHLPKRTDNEIKNYWNTHLKKRLAKMGIDPVTHKSISGTLTSTADDKSAKAAASLSHMAQWESARLEAEARLARESKMRTAAPTPTSLHAQQTNVPASTASPCLDVLHAWQVAKIDLDSPTSTLTFTGSNSGMLPTPRINRLEVSESNSAMWQRSDELEGEESDWQFFSKHQQVLGLEGKEKEEDFIGCEEEWFTGMAGVGAGFTGMLLDGSNEHDASECWGESSNGQTEHSNQASDEEDKNYWNGVLRMVNSELPPQSPPLV is encoded by the exons ATGCTAATGATTTATAGCAGTAGCAGTGCGTCTTGTCTTCTTCTCATCCTGCTCTATTTATCCTCCAGCCCCTCTGCACTCAGCTGTCAGCTCGACTTCAGAAAGATAACACACCACACTGCTTTAATGGGGCGATCACCATGCTGTGAGAAGATTGGCCTGAAGAAAGGTCCATGGACGCCAGaggaggatcagaagctgcttgCCTACATTGAGGAGCACGGGCATGGGAGCTGGCGAGCACTGCCTGCGAAGGCAG GCTTGCAGAGGTGCGGGAAGAGCTGCAGATTGAGGTGGACAAACTACCTGAGGCCAGACATCAAGAGGGGCAAGTTCAGTTTGCAGGAAGAGCAGACCATCATCCAGCTTCATGCTCTTCTTGGTAACAG ATGGTCGGCCATTGCAACACATCTACCAAAGCGCACAGACAATGAGATCAAGAACTACTGGAACACACACCTCAAGAAGAGGCTGGCTAAGATGGGGATCGACCCTGTCACCCACAAATCCATCAGTGGCACTCTCACCAGCACCGCGGACGACAAATCAGCTAAGGCAGCGGCAAGCCTCAGCCACATGGCTCAGTGGGAGAGCGCCCGCCTCGAGGCTGAGGCACGGCTGGCTCGAGAATCGAAGATGCGAACAGCAGCACCGACACCAACCTCACTCCATGCGCAGCAAACGAATGTCCCTGCCTCCACTGCTTCTCCATGCCTTGACGTGTTGCATGCATGGCAGGTTGCAAAGATAGACCTGGATTCACCTACCTCCACACTGACGTTTACAGGGAGCAATAGTGGCATGCTGCCAACCCCCAGGATCAACAGACTAGAGGTATCAGAAAGCAACTCTGCAATGTGGCAGAGGAGTGATGAGCTCGAGGGTGAAGAAAGCGATTGGCAGTTCTTCAGCAAGCACCAGCAAGTGCTGGGACTGGAAGGCAAGGAGAAGGAAGAGGACTTCATTGGCTGTGAGGAGGAGTGGTTCACAGGAATGGCTGGGGTTGGAGCTGGCTTCACAGGCATGCTGCTTGATGGATCCAATGAGCATGACGCATCAGAATGCTGGGGTGAGTCCAGCAATGGCCAAACTGAGCACAGCAACCAAGCATCAGATGAGGAGGACAAGAATTATTGGAATGGCGTCCTCAGGATGGTGAACTCAGAGCTGCCACCCCAGTCACCCCCATTGGTCTAG
- the LOC112898288 gene encoding NAC domain-containing protein 79-like — MDQLLPAGFRSFPADEELITCYLARKAMDASFTSPAIRDVDRPLQVRAVGPAMRAACRRATSSALGAASTCPACAPAARRGAGTGSQTGKDKAVHGRDGRLVGRRKTLVFYRGRAPRGEKTGWAMHEYTMGERSSSAPLRGAQSEWVICKVFVRKHPRGDERKVAPEEAVRDQDSTQGHLLPVLPDGCDGHEQEAAPPAVVTDSQHTISHSGAHVMEGNEKDHHQQQHHHHQMVHEELLLMIDHHGRCGASPSWFNHDDQLGSHCSALPVMQMQSDDADYYLPGLLEYDGCDDLPNDAGSGLLDTGGEVNRRAEIITSATIGPLHFDGFYWNFGF; from the exons ATGGACCAGCTCCTGCCGGCGGGCTTCCGGTCCTTCCCGGCGGACGAGGAGCTCATCACCTGCTACCTCGCTAGGAAGGCCATGGACGCCAGCTTCACCTCGCCAGCCATCCGCGACGTCGATCGACCTCTACAAGTCCGAGCCGTGGGACCTGCCAT GCGAGCTGCATGCAGGAGGGCTACTTCTTCTGCACTAGGGGCAGCAAGTACCTGCCCGGCGTGCGCGCCCGCCGCGCGACGCGGTGCTGGTACTGGAAGTCAGACGGGGAAGGACAAGGCCGTGCACGGCAGGGACGGCCGCCTCgtcgggaggaggaagacgcTGGTGTTCTACCGCGGGAGGGCCCCGAGAGGGGAGAAGACAGGCTGGGCCATGCACGAGTACACCATGGGCGAGAGGAGCAGCAGCGCCCCCCTCAGAGGAGCACAG AGTGAGTGGGTCATATGCAAGGTGTTCGTGAGGAAGCATCCGAGGGGTGACGAAAGGAAGGTGGCACCTGAGGAGGCGGTGCGTGATCAGGACTCCACTCAAGGCCATCTCCTTCCAGTGCTACCGGACGGTTGCGACGGTcatgagcaggaggcggcgccaCCGGCTGTAGTCACCGACTCACAGCACACGATCAGCCACTCCGGTGCCCATGTCATGGAGGGTAATGAGAAGGATCATCATCAACAacaacaccaccaccaccaaatgGTCCATGAGGAGCTGCTGCTGATGATAGACCACCATGGTCGGTGCGGCGCCTCGCCATCCTGGTTCAACCATGATGACCAGCTGGGATCGCATTGCTCCGCGTTGCCAGTCATGCAGATGCAGTCGGACGACGCAGATTATTACCTGCCGGGGTTGCTGGAGTACGACGGCTGTGACGACTTACCGAACGACGCTGGGTCGGGGTTGCTTGACACCGGCGGTGAGGTGAACCGACGTGCTGAGATAATCACCTCTGCCACCATTGGCCCTCTTCACTTCGATGGTTTCTACTGGAACTTTGGTTTCTGA
- the LOC112897339 gene encoding uncharacterized protein LOC112897339 yields MLPAALLPSPPGRLLVPAPLRCHAPTQHSSSPAAARGLLLRGAGSPVVKRASDGGGWLLWHQSGARVALATSPDGLRWSAPVSPDPLLPSEDWWAFDTAAVRPSDVLLISGPAASSRRFPSSAVYWLYYAGSTDGRFGSAFPAADVPALPGLAISQDGRNWARIEGAHHTGALLGVGEDGEEPRGWEARCIAAPKVVMHADGDLRMYYHSFDEMSQRHAIGLARSRDGIRWTKMGKVLEGGRAGSFDECGVRHGHVVRDRAAGRYVMVYEGVDADGRVSIGMAVSEDGLKGWRRSSEMPVLCPSEEDEGWDGAGVGSPYLVQMEGAYDWRLYYMGVGRDGKASIGMAYSEGQALQKFEKCDAVLM; encoded by the coding sequence ATGCTCCCCGCCGCTctcctcccctcgccgccgggccGCCTGCTCGTCCCCGCCCCTCTCCGCTGCCACGCCCCGACCCAGCactcctcctcccccgccgcggcccgcggcctcctcctccgcggcgCGGGCTCCCCCGTCGTCAAGCGCGCCTCCGACGGCGGCGGGTGGCTCCTCTGGCACCAGtccggcgcgcgcgtggcgctcGCCACCTCCCCGGACGGGCTCCGCTGGAGCGCCCCCGTCTCCCCCGACCCGCTGCTGCCCTCCGAGGACTGGTGGGCGTTCgacaccgccgccgtccgcccctCCGACGTCCTCCTCATCTCCGGCCCCGCCGCGTCCTCGCGCCGCTTCCCGTCCTCCGCGGTGTACTGGCTTTACTACGCGGGCTCCACCGACGGGCGGTTCGGCTCCGCGTTCCCCGCCGCGGACGTCCCCGCGCTGCCGGGGCTCGCCATCAGCCAGGACGGCCGCAACTGGGCGCGCATCGAGGGGGCCCACCACACCGGCGCGCTGCTCGGCGTCGGGGAGGACGGGGAGGAGCCCCGCGGGTGGGAGGCGCGCTGCATTGCCGCGCCCAAGGTGGTGATGCACGCGGACGGGGACCTGCGGATGTACTACCACTCGTTCGACGAAATGTCGCAGCGGCACGCGATCGGTCTGGCGAGGTCCAGGGACGGCATCCGGTGGACCAAGATGGGGAAGGTGCTCGAGGGGGGCCGTGCTGGATCGTTTGATGAATGCGGGGTGCGGCACGGGCATGTTGTCCGTGACCGTGCCGCTGGGCGGTATGTCATGGTGTATGAGGGTGTTGATGCGGATGGGAGGGTGAGCATTGGAATGGCCGTGTCGGAGGATGGCTTGAAAGGCTGGAGGCGCTCCAGCGAGATGCCAGTGCTGTGCCCGTCTGAGGAGGACGAAGGGTGGGATGGCGCTGGGGTTGGTTCACCGTACTTGGTGCAAATGGAGGGGGCCTATGACTGGAGGCTGTATTACATGGGTGTTGGAAGGGATGGCAAGGCTTCGATCGGGATGGCGTATTCAGAGGGTCAGGCTCTTCAGAAATTCGAGAAGTGTGATGCTGTTCTCATGTAA
- the LOC112898166 gene encoding uncharacterized protein LOC112898166: MRVQEDARPSGGLNGLYGVQFAGQSLYSDDEAVKTSIMDSSTCESQEGVGSSRRLQIRRLWQQRPPCLKPIHCSHSCDKHVGETIANVVTSLPFIVLGLQTPRKNLNTALYANSLIGVGIASSLYHTSRGEIRKYLRWADYTMIATSTLCLSRALRDENPKYLMAASTLLLPFQPLMVSAIHTGIMEVSFAKRASIEPELKMAHNLHKMSSLLGGALFIADDVFPQTSYLHAAWHLAAALGVSTCNKLLE, from the exons ATGCGAGTCCAAGAAGATGCAAGGCCTTCTGGGGGCCTGAATGGACTCTACGGGGTACAATTTGCGGGTCAGTCGCTATACAGTGATGACGAAGCAGTCAAAACTAGCATTATGGATTCTTCAACTTGTGAATCGCAGGAGGGTGTTGGCTCAAGCCGGCGTTTGCAAATCCG GCGGCTATGGCAGCAGAGACCCCCATGCTTGAAGCCTATCCACTGTAGCCACTCAT GTGATAAACATGTTGGCGAAACTATTGCTAATGTTGTCACCTCACTTCCTTTCATCGTTCTTGGACTGCAAACTCCAAG AAAGAACTTGAATACTGCACTTTATGCAAACTCGTTAATTGGAGTTGGAATAGCTTCTAGCTTGTACCATACTTCACGAGGAGAAATCAGAAAATATTTGCGATGGGCAGACTATACAATGATTGCCACTTCAACACTA TGCTTATCAAGAGCTCTTCGGGACGAGAATCCAAAGTATCTTATGGCAGCATCAACATTACTCCTACCATTTCAACCCTTGATGGTTTCAGCCATCCACACTGGGATAATGGAG GTGTCATTTGCTAAAAGAGCATCGATAGAACCAGAGCTCAAGATGGCGCATAACCTACACAAGATGTCGTCTTTACTGGGAGGCGCCCTATTCATTGCTGATGACGTCTTCCCACAAACTTCTTACCTCCATGCTGCTTGGCATCTAGCTGCAGCGCTGGGGGTCAGCACCTGCAACAAGCTTCTTGAGTGA